From one Rhizobium lentis genomic stretch:
- a CDS encoding heme biosynthesis protein HemY — protein sequence MIRLVVFAVLVLLLAYGFSWFADRPGDLSLVWEGQIYQTKLIVAVSAIIALIAAVMIAWWFVRLVWTSPHSVTRYFRARKRDRGYQALSTGLIAAGAGNALLARKMAARSRGLIRADQEPLINLLEAQAALIEGRHDEARAKFEAMANDPETRELGLRGLYLEARRLGANEAARQYAEKAADNAPYLPWAAQATLEYRSQAGRWDDAIRLLEQQKAARVVEKAEANRLHAVLLTARAAEKLESNPAGARDDALQALKLAADFIPATLVAAKALFREGGLRKAASILEQAWKSGPHPEIGQAYVRARSGDSTLDRLKRAERLEAMRPNNVESLLVVAQAALDAQEFAKARAKAEAAARIEPREAAFLLLADIEEAETGDQGRVRHWLAQALKAPRDPAWVADGFVSDKWLPVSPVTGRLDAFEWKAPFGQIEGPLEDGSAPAAIETALKTLPPLRDVRPESPVNDHRIIELERAATIAEAVRPAPAPTRTPAKPKTVEPSVSDKAAAPNEAKPFFGGLPDDPGVRDPKVEPEPKTRLRLF from the coding sequence ATGATCAGGCTTGTCGTCTTCGCCGTTCTCGTGTTGCTTCTCGCCTACGGCTTCTCCTGGTTCGCCGATCGTCCCGGCGATCTCTCCTTGGTCTGGGAAGGCCAGATCTATCAGACGAAGCTGATCGTTGCCGTGAGCGCGATCATCGCCCTCATCGCCGCCGTCATGATCGCCTGGTGGTTCGTCCGGCTGGTCTGGACCTCGCCGCATTCGGTGACCCGCTATTTCCGCGCCCGCAAGCGCGACCGCGGCTATCAGGCGCTGTCGACCGGCCTGATTGCCGCCGGCGCCGGCAATGCGTTGCTCGCGCGCAAGATGGCGGCCCGCTCGCGCGGCCTCATCCGCGCCGATCAGGAGCCGCTGATCAACCTGCTCGAGGCCCAGGCTGCCCTGATCGAAGGCCGGCATGACGAGGCGCGCGCCAAGTTCGAAGCCATGGCCAACGATCCCGAGACGCGTGAGCTCGGCTTGCGCGGCCTCTATCTGGAAGCCCGCCGCCTTGGCGCCAACGAGGCCGCCCGCCAATATGCCGAGAAGGCTGCCGACAACGCGCCCTACCTGCCGTGGGCCGCACAGGCGACGCTCGAATATCGCAGCCAGGCCGGCCGCTGGGACGATGCAATCCGTCTGCTCGAACAGCAGAAGGCCGCTCGCGTCGTCGAAAAGGCCGAGGCCAACCGCCTGCACGCCGTGCTCCTGACGGCGCGCGCCGCCGAGAAGTTGGAAAGCAATCCGGCCGGCGCCCGCGACGATGCCCTGCAGGCACTGAAGCTTGCCGCCGATTTCATTCCGGCCACCCTCGTTGCCGCGAAGGCATTGTTCCGCGAAGGCGGCCTGCGCAAGGCGGCTTCCATCCTCGAACAGGCATGGAAATCCGGACCTCATCCCGAGATCGGCCAGGCCTATGTCAGAGCCCGCAGCGGCGATTCCACGCTCGACCGGCTGAAGCGCGCCGAGCGGCTGGAAGCGATGCGGCCGAACAATGTCGAATCCCTTCTGGTCGTTGCCCAGGCGGCGCTCGACGCGCAGGAATTCGCCAAGGCGCGCGCCAAGGCGGAAGCGGCGGCACGCATCGAGCCGCGTGAAGCCGCCTTCCTGCTTCTGGCCGACATCGAGGAAGCCGAGACCGGCGACCAGGGCCGCGTGCGCCACTGGTTGGCCCAGGCGCTGAAGGCGCCGCGCGATCCCGCCTGGGTGGCCGACGGTTTCGTCTCCGACAAATGGCTGCCGGTGTCGCCCGTTACCGGCCGTCTCGACGCCTTCGAATGGAAGGCGCCTTTCGGCCAGATCGAGGGACCGCTCGAAGACGGTTCGGCGCCGGCTGCGATCGAAACCGCCTTGAAGACCTTGCCGCCGCTACGTGACGTCAGGCCGGAAAGCCCGGTCAACGACCATCGCATTATCGAACTTGAACGCGCGGCAACGATTGCCGAAGCTGTGCGCCCTGCCCCGGCGCCGACACGAACGCCGGCGAAACCAAAAACCGTGGAGCCCTCCGTCAGCGATAAGGCGGCAGCACCGAATGAAGCAAAGCCGTTCTTCGGCGGGCTGCCGGATGATCCCGGCGTTCGCGATCCCAAGGTGGAACCGGAACCCAAGACACGGCTCCGCCTTTTCTGA
- a CDS encoding TerB family tellurite resistance protein — protein sequence MFERFQAFFQKLTTDHSRNGFAPDDPRIAVAALCMQVMEADGQIKASEKKRLRKLLKEQYALDGKQLDALMAAGLEAESSAVDYYRFTSDLKRHLNTEQRLELIGVLWDIVYADGERSEMEDHVIWRIADLLGVSARERIQKRQEAAARVTDVQVAQDDSD from the coding sequence ATGTTCGAACGCTTTCAGGCATTCTTCCAGAAGCTCACCACCGATCACTCCAGGAATGGTTTCGCTCCGGATGATCCACGCATCGCGGTGGCGGCGCTCTGCATGCAGGTCATGGAGGCCGACGGGCAGATCAAGGCCAGCGAGAAGAAGCGGCTGCGCAAGCTGTTGAAAGAGCAGTATGCACTCGACGGTAAACAGCTTGACGCCCTGATGGCCGCCGGGCTGGAAGCTGAAAGCTCGGCGGTCGATTATTACCGCTTCACCTCCGACCTAAAGCGCCATCTCAATACCGAGCAACGGCTGGAGCTGATCGGCGTCCTCTGGGACATCGTCTATGCCGATGGCGAACGCAGCGAGATGGAAGACCATGTCATCTGGCGTATTGCCGATCTGCTCGGGGTTTCCGCGCGCGAACGCATCCAGAAACGGCAGGAGGCCGCCGCTAGGGTCACCGATGTCCAGGTTGCACAAGATGATTCCGATTGA
- a CDS encoding glutamine amidotransferase codes for MSRLHKMIPIEQNPNRDRRPILIVLHQERSSPGRVGQLLVEKGYRLDIRRPVLGEPLPGTLEDHAGAVVFGGPMSANDPDDFIKKEIDWIEVPLREKRPFLGICLGAQMLVRHLGGKVQPNVDGSTEIGWYPLRPTERGRLLMHWPKMVYHFHREGFELPHGADLLAEGDAYPNQAFHYDGNAWGLQFHAELTRVMMHRWVVHGAHRFILPNAQQGREHLEGRMLFDAPLKAWLTEFLDIVFEGRSLKAAHPITLPA; via the coding sequence ATGTCCAGGTTGCACAAGATGATTCCGATTGAGCAAAATCCGAACCGCGACAGGCGCCCGATCCTCATCGTCCTGCATCAGGAACGGTCGAGCCCCGGTCGTGTCGGCCAGCTACTGGTCGAAAAAGGCTACCGCCTCGATATCCGTCGCCCGGTTCTCGGTGAGCCTCTTCCCGGAACACTCGAAGATCATGCCGGCGCCGTCGTCTTCGGCGGGCCGATGAGCGCCAACGATCCCGATGACTTCATCAAGAAGGAGATCGACTGGATCGAGGTTCCACTGCGGGAAAAACGCCCTTTTCTCGGCATCTGCCTCGGCGCCCAGATGCTGGTACGTCATCTCGGCGGCAAGGTGCAGCCGAATGTCGACGGCTCGACGGAGATCGGCTGGTATCCGTTGAGACCGACAGAGCGGGGCCGCCTGCTGATGCACTGGCCGAAGATGGTCTATCATTTCCACCGCGAAGGCTTCGAGCTGCCACACGGCGCCGATCTCCTGGCCGAAGGCGATGCCTATCCGAACCAGGCCTTCCACTACGATGGCAACGCCTGGGGCCTGCAGTTCCATGCCGAGCTCACCCGGGTGATGATGCATCGCTGGGTGGTGCACGGCGCGCATCGCTTCATTCTGCCGAATGCCCAGCAAGGCCGCGAGCACCTGGAAGGCCGCATGCTGTTCGATGCGCCGCTGAAAGCCTGGCTGACCGAATTCCTCGATATCGTCTTCGAGGGCAGGAGCCTGAAAGCGGCGCACCCTATCACGCTTCCTGCGTAG
- a CDS encoding MFS transporter, with protein MSFSPTGDRFAAFRHSSYTRFFFARFLLSFSQQIVSVAVGWQMYDQTGKAIYLGLIGLVQFLPSLLLILVTGSVADRHNRRAIAALCSLVSALCTLALLVMTATNTFAPWPVFAVLLIFGIERAFMSPAVQSLAPNLVPEHALSNAIAWNSSSWQLAAITGPVIGGLLYGVSASTAYTVAVIFSVLGAALLFMIPKPEQKTTGEAKSWAMILGGFSFIRAEKVVLGAISLDLFAVLLGGATALMPIFARDILTLGPWGLGLLRAAPGLGAIVMAIFLAAYPLKHRAGLYMFIGVALFGVGTIIFGASTNTEVSIAALALMGAADMVSVYVRESLIALWTPDQLRGRVNAVNMVFVGASNELGEFRAGTMASVFGAVPAVIIGGVGTLAVAAIWASSFPKLRSIDTLDAPAT; from the coding sequence ATGTCGTTTTCGCCCACCGGAGACCGTTTTGCCGCGTTTCGGCATTCGTCCTACACGCGCTTCTTCTTCGCGCGCTTTCTGCTGTCCTTCTCGCAGCAGATCGTCAGCGTCGCCGTCGGCTGGCAGATGTACGACCAGACGGGCAAAGCGATCTATCTCGGCCTGATCGGCCTCGTCCAATTCCTGCCATCGCTGTTGCTCATCCTCGTTACCGGTTCGGTGGCTGATCGGCACAATCGCCGGGCGATCGCCGCCCTTTGTTCGCTGGTGAGCGCACTCTGCACGCTGGCGCTGCTGGTCATGACGGCAACAAACACGTTCGCGCCCTGGCCGGTCTTTGCGGTGCTTTTGATCTTCGGTATCGAACGCGCCTTCATGTCGCCGGCCGTGCAGTCGCTCGCACCCAATCTCGTGCCGGAACACGCCCTTTCCAATGCGATCGCCTGGAATTCGTCGTCCTGGCAGCTTGCGGCAATCACAGGACCGGTCATCGGCGGCCTGCTCTATGGCGTCAGCGCGTCGACCGCTTATACAGTAGCAGTCATCTTCTCCGTGCTCGGCGCGGCTCTTCTCTTCATGATCCCGAAGCCGGAGCAGAAGACGACGGGCGAGGCCAAGAGCTGGGCGATGATCCTCGGCGGCTTCAGTTTCATCCGTGCCGAAAAGGTCGTGCTCGGCGCGATCTCGCTCGATCTCTTTGCCGTGCTGCTCGGCGGCGCCACCGCGCTGATGCCGATCTTCGCCCGCGATATACTGACGCTCGGTCCCTGGGGCCTCGGACTGCTGCGCGCGGCGCCGGGGCTCGGCGCCATCGTCATGGCGATCTTTCTCGCCGCCTATCCGCTGAAGCACCGTGCTGGCCTCTATATGTTTATCGGCGTTGCGCTGTTCGGCGTCGGAACCATCATCTTCGGCGCCTCGACCAATACCGAAGTCTCGATCGCCGCGCTGGCGCTGATGGGGGCAGCCGACATGGTGTCGGTCTATGTGCGCGAAAGCCTGATTGCGCTCTGGACGCCGGATCAGCTGCGCGGCCGGGTCAATGCGGTCAACATGGTCTTTGTCGGCGCTTCGAACGAACTCGGGGAATTCCGGGCGGGCACGATGGCATCGGTTTTCGGCGCCGTGCCGGCTGTTATCATCGGCGGGGTCGGAACGCTTGCGGTCGCGGCGATCTGGGCTTCGAGTTTCCCGAAGCTGCGCAGCATCGATACGCTCGACGCGCCGGCGACATAG
- a CDS encoding YggT family protein — MFALFQTIDLVLNIYTWILIASAVFSWLYAFNVINSSNQFVNSVGMFLYNVTEPALKPIRRFLPNLGGIDISPIILLVIIFFLRTFLWTTLYPLVA; from the coding sequence ATGTTTGCATTGTTTCAAACCATTGATTTGGTTTTGAATATTTATACGTGGATACTGATTGCCAGTGCCGTTTTCTCCTGGCTCTATGCGTTCAACGTCATCAATTCCAGCAATCAGTTCGTCAATTCGGTCGGCATGTTCCTCTATAACGTCACCGAACCCGCGCTGAAGCCGATACGGCGCTTTCTCCCCAACCTGGGTGGCATCGACATTTCCCCGATCATCCTGCTGGTGATCATCTTTTTCCTGCGCACCTTCCTCTGGACCACGCTGTACCCGCTGGTCGCGTGA
- a CDS encoding DUF167 domain-containing protein translates to MNPPWKLFDDHLRLAVRLTPNGGRNAIDGIEADGDGEALLRARVTSVPEKGKANKALILLIAQSLRIPKSSVSLASGETARKKILRIEGDPEDLVKKLEMLLR, encoded by the coding sequence GTGAACCCTCCCTGGAAGCTTTTCGATGACCATCTGCGCCTCGCCGTCCGGCTGACACCGAATGGCGGGCGTAACGCAATCGACGGCATCGAGGCGGATGGCGACGGCGAAGCCCTGCTGAGGGCACGCGTCACATCAGTCCCGGAGAAGGGCAAGGCCAACAAGGCGCTCATCCTTCTGATCGCCCAGTCGCTGCGCATTCCCAAGTCCAGTGTCAGCCTCGCCTCCGGCGAGACGGCGCGCAAAAAAATCCTCCGGATCGAGGGCGACCCAGAGGATTTGGTGAAAAAGCTTGAAATGCTGTTGCGCTGA
- the ppa gene encoding inorganic diphosphatase, whose amino-acid sequence MRIDAVSIGKNPPEDVNVIVEVPVGGHPIKYEMDKEAGTLVVDRFLYTPMTYPGNYGFVPHTLSEDGDPIDVLIASTRPLVPGCVINVRPIGVLKMEDNSGKDEKIIAVPSPKLTLRYEKVKDYTDLPEITLKQIEHFFEHYKDLEPGKWVKIFGWGDSKEAGQLIIEAVERAKKAKG is encoded by the coding sequence ATGCGCATCGACGCCGTTTCAATCGGTAAGAATCCCCCTGAAGACGTCAACGTAATCGTCGAGGTTCCGGTCGGCGGTCATCCGATCAAGTACGAAATGGACAAGGAAGCCGGCACGCTCGTCGTCGACCGTTTTCTCTATACGCCGATGACCTATCCGGGCAATTACGGCTTCGTGCCGCACACGCTGTCTGAAGACGGCGACCCGATCGACGTGCTGATCGCCAGCACCCGCCCGCTGGTTCCCGGGTGCGTCATCAATGTGCGCCCGATCGGCGTCCTGAAGATGGAAGACAATTCCGGCAAGGACGAGAAGATCATCGCCGTGCCGTCGCCGAAGCTGACGCTGCGCTATGAGAAGGTGAAGGACTATACCGACCTTCCCGAAATCACGCTGAAGCAGATCGAGCACTTCTTCGAGCACTACAAGGATCTGGAGCCCGGCAAGTGGGTGAAGATCTTCGGGTGGGGCGATTCCAAGGAAGCCGGCCAGCTCATCATCGAAGCCGTCGAGCGCGCCAAGAAGGCGAAGGGCTGA
- a CDS encoding GNAT family N-acetyltransferase has protein sequence MKTLSIDVRRAEPHDARAISETHRLAWQHTYAGIIPHRALTQMIERRGENWWRKATRGPATLLVLDVAGTVAGYATLGLNRARALPQEGEIYELYLRPEYQGIGLGRMLFGEARRLLKSLGCNGLVVWCLEDNENASRFYRSHGGIDFCEGMENFDHKQLKKIGFIWN, from the coding sequence ATGAAGACGTTGTCGATCGATGTCCGGCGGGCCGAGCCGCACGATGCCCGAGCCATTTCGGAAACGCATAGGCTTGCCTGGCAGCACACCTATGCGGGGATCATTCCGCATCGTGCGCTGACGCAGATGATCGAGCGGCGTGGCGAAAACTGGTGGCGCAAGGCAACGCGCGGACCTGCGACGCTGCTGGTTCTCGATGTCGCCGGAACAGTTGCCGGCTACGCCACGCTCGGCCTCAACCGCGCTCGTGCCCTGCCGCAGGAAGGCGAAATCTACGAGCTTTATCTCCGCCCCGAATATCAGGGCATCGGCCTCGGGCGGATGCTGTTCGGCGAGGCGCGCCGGCTCCTGAAGTCGCTCGGTTGCAACGGGTTGGTCGTCTGGTGCCTCGAGGATAACGAGAACGCCAGCCGCTTCTATCGCAGCCACGGCGGCATCGATTTCTGCGAAGGCATGGAAAATTTCGACCACAAACAGTTGAAGAAAATCGGCTTCATCTGGAACTGA
- the typA gene encoding translational GTPase TypA, giving the protein MALRNIAIIAHVDHGKTTLVDELLKQSGSFRENQRVMERVMDSNDIEKERGITILAKATSIEWKDTRINIVDTPGHADFGGEVERILSMVDGAIVLVDAAEGPMPQTKFVVGKALKVGLRPIVAINKIDRPDARADEVVNEVFDLFAALDATDEQLDFPILYGSGRAGWMNYDPSGPTDEGLAPLLDLVVKHVPEPKVEEGPFRMIGTILEANNFLGRIITGRIASGSIKPNQAVKVLGQDGKLIEQGRISKILAFRGIERQPIEEAHAGDIVAIAGLSKGTVADTFCDPSVTEALKAQPIDPPTVTMSFIVNDSPLAGTEGDKVTSRVIRDRLFKEAEGNVALKIEESADKDSFFVSGRGELQLAVLIENMRREGFELAVSRPRVVMHKDESGQLLEPIEEVLIDVDEEHSGVVVQKMSERKAEMVELRPSGGNRVRLVFYAPTRGLIGYQSELLTDTRGTAIMNRLFHSYQPYKGEIGGRVNGVLLANEAGEAVAYALFNLEDRGPMIIDAGEKVYMGMIIGIHTRDNDLEVNVLKGKKLTNIRAAGKDEAVKLTPPIRMTLERALSWIQEDELVEVTPKSIRLRKMYLDANDRKRFEKTKAAL; this is encoded by the coding sequence ATGGCACTTCGCAACATCGCGATCATCGCGCACGTTGACCATGGCAAGACAACCCTCGTTGACGAGCTTCTGAAACAATCCGGTTCGTTCCGCGAGAACCAGCGCGTCATGGAACGCGTGATGGACTCCAACGACATCGAAAAAGAGCGCGGCATTACCATTCTCGCCAAGGCGACATCGATCGAGTGGAAGGATACGCGCATCAACATCGTCGATACGCCCGGCCACGCCGACTTCGGCGGTGAAGTCGAGCGCATTCTCTCGATGGTGGATGGCGCGATCGTTCTCGTAGACGCCGCCGAAGGCCCGATGCCGCAGACGAAGTTCGTCGTCGGCAAGGCCCTCAAGGTCGGCCTGCGCCCGATCGTTGCGATCAACAAGATCGACCGCCCGGACGCGCGTGCCGACGAAGTGGTCAACGAAGTCTTCGACCTATTCGCCGCTCTTGATGCCACCGACGAGCAGCTCGACTTCCCGATCCTTTACGGTTCCGGCCGTGCCGGCTGGATGAATTACGATCCGTCCGGCCCGACCGACGAAGGTCTCGCGCCGCTGCTCGACCTCGTCGTCAAGCACGTGCCCGAGCCGAAGGTCGAGGAGGGTCCGTTCCGAATGATCGGCACGATCCTCGAGGCCAACAACTTCCTCGGCCGCATCATCACCGGCCGTATCGCGTCCGGCTCGATCAAGCCGAACCAAGCCGTCAAGGTGCTCGGCCAGGACGGCAAGCTGATCGAACAAGGCCGTATTTCCAAGATCCTCGCCTTCCGCGGCATCGAGCGCCAGCCGATCGAAGAAGCGCATGCAGGCGACATCGTCGCCATCGCCGGCCTCTCCAAGGGCACCGTTGCCGACACATTCTGCGATCCGTCGGTGACGGAAGCCCTGAAAGCGCAGCCGATCGATCCGCCGACCGTCACCATGTCCTTCATCGTCAACGACTCGCCGCTTGCCGGCACCGAAGGCGATAAGGTCACCAGCCGCGTCATCCGCGACCGCCTGTTCAAGGAAGCCGAAGGCAACGTTGCGCTCAAGATCGAGGAAAGCGCCGACAAGGACTCATTCTTCGTTTCCGGCCGCGGCGAACTGCAGCTTGCCGTTCTGATCGAAAACATGCGCCGCGAAGGCTTCGAGCTTGCCGTTTCGCGTCCGCGCGTCGTCATGCACAAGGATGAGAGCGGCCAGCTGCTGGAGCCGATCGAAGAAGTCCTGATCGACGTCGACGAAGAGCATTCCGGCGTCGTCGTGCAGAAGATGTCGGAGCGCAAGGCCGAAATGGTCGAGCTGCGTCCGTCGGGCGGCAATCGCGTCCGTCTCGTTTTCTACGCACCGACCCGCGGCTTGATCGGCTACCAGTCGGAACTGCTGACGGATACACGCGGCACGGCGATCATGAACCGCCTGTTCCACAGCTACCAGCCCTACAAGGGTGAGATCGGCGGCCGCGTCAATGGCGTGCTGCTCGCCAACGAAGCCGGCGAAGCCGTCGCCTATGCGCTGTTCAACCTGGAAGACCGCGGCCCGATGATCATCGATGCCGGCGAGAAGGTTTATATGGGCATGATCATCGGCATCCATACGCGCGACAACGACCTTGAAGTCAACGTGCTCAAGGGCAAGAAGCTGACCAACATCCGCGCCGCCGGCAAGGATGAAGCCGTCAAGCTCACCCCGCCGATCCGCATGACGCTGGAGCGGGCGCTCTCCTGGATCCAGGAAGACGAGCTGGTCGAGGTCACGCCGAAGTCCATTCGCCTGCGCAAGATGTATCTCGACGCCAACGACCGCAAGCGGTTCGAAAAGACGAAGGCGGCTCTCTAA
- a CDS encoding M3 family metallopeptidase → MPSPHDFNPALVNWDGLHGLPRFDVIDDGDFAAAFDAALAEHEREIDEIAGNAAAPTFENTVVALEIAGDALSRVSALFWNKAGAHTNDVIQALEREISPKLSRHYSKIGMNAPLFARIDTLWEKRESLGLTLEQTRVLERHWKGFVKSGAKLEKAEQEKLAAINERLAGLGTRFGQNVLADEKAWALMLSDGAELAGLPEFLRDAMAAAACERGEEGKYAVTLSRSIIEPFLTFSERRDLREQAFKAWVARGENDGETDNRAVIRETLALRHQVAALLGYGNFAELKLDNTMAKTADAVNGLLKAVWARAVRRAGEEEIDIAALIAEEGRNHEVMPWDWRHYAEKIRARKFDFSESELKPYLQLEKIIEACFDVAGRLFGIRAIEKKGVAAYHPDVRVFEIRDREDRLVALFLGDYFARSSKRSGAWMSSLQSQHRLELKNGRRGELPIIYNVCNFAKPAEGKPALLSLDDARTLFHEFGHALHGMLSDVTYPSVSGTGVSRDFVELPSQLYEHWLTVPAILKQYAVHFETGEPMPQALLDKVLAARTFNAGFNTVEFTSSALVDMAFHTRETVEDPMAVQAEVLAEIGMPKSIVMRHATPHFQHIFSGGYSAGYYSYMWSEVLDADAFAAFEETGDAFNGDMARKLKEHIYSVGGSVDPEDAYKAFRGKLPSPNAMLVKKGLSTFEELTGSDA, encoded by the coding sequence GATTGCCGGCAACGCCGCAGCGCCGACATTCGAGAACACGGTCGTGGCGCTGGAGATTGCCGGCGATGCGCTGTCGCGCGTCTCGGCGTTGTTCTGGAACAAGGCCGGCGCCCATACCAACGATGTGATCCAGGCGCTGGAGCGGGAGATCTCGCCGAAGCTGTCGCGCCACTATTCGAAGATCGGCATGAATGCCCCGCTTTTTGCCCGCATCGACACGCTCTGGGAGAAGCGCGAAAGCCTCGGCCTGACGCTCGAACAGACACGCGTGCTCGAACGCCATTGGAAGGGCTTCGTCAAGTCGGGCGCCAAGCTCGAAAAGGCCGAGCAGGAGAAGCTTGCCGCGATCAACGAAAGGCTTGCCGGCCTCGGCACCCGATTCGGCCAGAACGTGCTGGCCGACGAAAAGGCCTGGGCGCTCATGCTTTCCGACGGCGCCGAGCTTGCCGGGCTGCCGGAATTCCTGCGCGACGCGATGGCGGCGGCAGCGTGCGAGCGCGGCGAAGAGGGAAAATATGCGGTGACGCTGTCACGTTCGATCATCGAACCGTTCCTGACTTTTTCAGAGCGCCGGGATCTACGCGAGCAGGCTTTCAAGGCCTGGGTGGCGCGCGGGGAGAATGACGGGGAGACAGACAATCGCGCCGTCATCAGGGAAACGCTGGCGCTGCGCCATCAGGTGGCGGCGCTGCTCGGTTACGGCAATTTCGCCGAGCTGAAGCTTGATAATACGATGGCGAAGACGGCCGATGCGGTGAACGGCCTGCTGAAGGCCGTTTGGGCGCGGGCAGTAAGACGCGCCGGCGAGGAAGAGATCGATATCGCGGCGCTGATCGCCGAAGAAGGCCGCAATCATGAGGTAATGCCCTGGGACTGGCGCCACTATGCGGAAAAGATCCGGGCGCGGAAGTTCGATTTCTCCGAGTCCGAGCTCAAGCCCTATCTGCAGCTCGAGAAGATCATCGAGGCCTGTTTCGATGTGGCCGGCCGGCTGTTCGGTATCCGCGCGATCGAGAAGAAGGGTGTGGCGGCCTATCATCCCGACGTCAGGGTTTTTGAGATCAGAGACCGGGAAGACAGGCTGGTCGCCCTGTTCCTCGGCGATTATTTCGCCCGCAGCTCGAAGCGCTCCGGCGCCTGGATGAGCTCCCTGCAATCGCAGCATAGGCTGGAGCTGAAGAACGGCCGCCGCGGCGAACTGCCGATCATCTACAATGTCTGCAATTTCGCCAAGCCCGCCGAAGGCAAGCCGGCGCTGCTGTCGCTCGACGATGCCCGCACGCTGTTCCACGAGTTCGGCCATGCGCTGCACGGCATGCTTTCTGATGTCACCTATCCCTCGGTCTCGGGCACCGGTGTCTCGCGCGATTTCGTCGAATTGCCCTCGCAGCTCTACGAGCATTGGCTGACGGTTCCGGCGATCCTAAAGCAATATGCCGTGCATTTCGAAACCGGGGAGCCGATGCCTCAGGCTCTGCTCGACAAGGTGCTGGCGGCCCGCACCTTCAATGCCGGCTTCAACACCGTCGAGTTCACCTCGTCGGCGCTCGTGGATATGGCGTTTCATACGCGAGAGACCGTCGAGGATCCGATGGCGGTGCAGGCAGAGGTGCTGGCCGAAATCGGCATGCCGAAGTCGATCGTCATGCGCCACGCGACGCCGCACTTCCAGCATATCTTCTCCGGCGGTTACTCGGCCGGCTATTACTCCTACATGTGGTCGGAAGTGCTGGACGCCGACGCCTTTGCCGCTTTCGAGGAAACAGGAGATGCCTTCAACGGCGATATGGCGCGCAAGCTGAAGGAACATATCTATTCCGTCGGCGGCTCGGTCGATCCGGAAGATGCCTACAAGGCCTTCCGCGGCAAGCTGCCGAGCCCGAATGCGATGCTCGTCAAAAAGGGGCTTTCGACCTTCGAGGAATTGACAGGCAGCGACGCCTAA